AGACAGTCTGGCGTTCCAGGATCAGCACGGGTGAGGCCAGGGCGAAGACGGGAATGAGATAGAAGTACAGCGCCAGGAAGGCGAACGTCAGCGCGAAACCGGCTGGCACTGCGGCCATCGGCCCGACGGCGAGCGCAAGCCCGACGACGACGGCGATACCGGCCGCCAGCGGCATGGCCAGCAGCAGTCCCGAGATGACCGCGAGTCCGATGAGGGCCCAGATGCGCGGCTTGGCGCGCTGCCATGCCGCTTGGGGGGTGGTCTGTTCGCCGAAAACGGCGCGCCCGACGGTCACCGTCAGCATGCCGCTGAGCACGATGGTGACCAGCATGGTGACCACGTAGCCGATGACTGCCCCGCCGACGTAGCCGATGCCGAATGCGGCGGCGAATGCGTCGTCGCTATTGGCGTCGAAGCCGCCCACGCCGCCGAGAAGCGCGGCAATGGGACCTGCTTGCAGCGCGAAGTTCAGCAGCTGGCTGATGACCACGACGACGGCAGTGAGGCCGACGGTGGCCTTGGGGTTGGCGCGGATGGCGGCGACGGCCCCGTTGTAGAGAGCGGACAGGTCCAGCGGCCGCAGTGGGATCGCGCCCGGTTTGAGCGCCGGTGGCTCCCGTGTCACCCAGTAGGGAACCGGTGGTGGCTGGTAGCCCGGTGGCGGCGGCTGATGTCCGAAGCCCGGCGGCGGATATCCCTGCGGCGGGGGAGGGTAATAGCCAGGGGCAGGAGGGGGGTAGGCCGGCGGCGGTCCTGGGGGTAGCGGAGCGGGATTGACGCCCCCCTCGTCGTTGCTCATTTTACCATTTTGGCGGTTGGGAGCGTTCCTGGCAATTGCCTCCTCATTTCCATGTCAGTTCCCTTGACATATGTCAGGCGAATTGACATTATGGAGTCATGACTGAGAAGACTGCCAGCGAGGAATCCGATCTGATGTTTGAGGCCGCATATCGCGGCGAGCGTCCCGACGGTTTGGGTGCCCGGCCGCCGTGGAGCATCGGTGAGCCGCAGCCCGAGATCGCGACACTGATCGCCGAGGGCAAGGTGCGTGGAGAGGTGCTCGACGCGGGCTGCGGTGAGGCCGCGACCTCGCTCTACCTCGCCGAGGTGGGGCACGTCACCGTCGGGCTGGACTCCGCGCCCAAGGCCATCGAATTGGCGAAAGGCTATGCGGCCGAACGGGGGCTGACGAATGCCAGCTTCGCGGTCGCGGACATCTCGGCGTTCACCGGATACGACGGGCGCTTCGACACCATCATCGATTCGACACTGTTTCACTCGATGCCCGTCGAACTGCGCGAGGGTTATCAACGTTCCATCGTCCGCGCCGCCGCGCCCGGTGCGCGCTACTACGTCTTGGTGTTCGATCGCGCCGCGTTCCCGGATGAATCACCGATCAACGCCGTCACCGAAAACGAACTGCGGGATGTGGTTTCGAAATACTGGGCCATCGACGAGATTCGTCCGGCGAAGATCTATGCGAACTTCAACGGATTTGAATCAGGTGTCGCACGCGGCTTCGCGCGGCATCAGGTCGAGCCCGATGGCCGGGCGTCCGTTGCGGCGTGGTTGCTTTCGGCACATCTGGCGGGCTAGAAGCCCGGGGTGAACCGTTCGGGGCGGTGGTAGTCGTTGGTGCGGGACTGGCCCGTGTCGAGGTGCGGCGGCGGAATCCACTCGGTGAACCCGTCGCTTCGGCGTTTTCTGGTGCTCCAGCCCTGTTGGAGTAATCGGTGATGCGGACCGCAGGCGAAGGTCAGATTGTCGATGTTGGTGGGTCCGTCGTCGCACCAGTCGTCGACGTGATGCACCTGGCAGAGGTAGCCGGGCACCGTACACCCGGGCGCGGTGCAACCGCGATCCCTGGCATGTAAGACGATTCGTTGATCGGCAGTGGCGATCCTTTTGGATCTTCCCAGATGGAGGGGACGGCCGTCGTCGTCAAATATTGCGAGGTAATGCAAGGCATGGGCGGCCATCCGGATCAGGTCGGGGATGGGCACCAGGTTGCCGCTGCCCGAGACCGCATGGCCAGAAGCGCGCTGCAGCTCGCTTAGCGTCGTCGAGACCACCACCGTGACGGGCAGTCCGTGGTGTGAGCCCAGCGTGCCGGAGGCCAGGGTGCCGCGTAGGCACGCACGCAGTGCGTCGTGGTTACGCTGGGCCGCCGTACGTGCGTCTCTTTCGGCGGCCACCGAGTCGGGTTCGCCTTCTGTAATGGGGGATTCGTCGCGGGGATCGCACATGCCCGGCGCCGCCAGCTTGCTCATTACCGCGTCCAGGTAGGCCCGGGTCTCTGGATCTAGAAGACCGCTGATCGGGCTCATCCCGTCGGTGCCCGGGCGTCCGATCGATAGGTAACGCCTGCGGGCGCGATCGATGTCGGAGAACTGACCGTCGGGATTGATCAGAGCCGCGATCCGATTGGCGCCAGCACGGAGTTGTTCCGGGCCGAACTCAGTTCCCATCGATGCCAGCTGCTCCTCGGCGGCCTCACGGGTGTTGGTGTCGACCGTCGCGGGTAGTCCGTCGAAGAATCTGCGAATGACCCGTATGTGTTCGTCACCGAGACGGCCTTCATGCAA
The nucleotide sequence above comes from Mycobacteroides saopaulense. Encoded proteins:
- a CDS encoding class I SAM-dependent methyltransferase: MTEKTASEESDLMFEAAYRGERPDGLGARPPWSIGEPQPEIATLIAEGKVRGEVLDAGCGEAATSLYLAEVGHVTVGLDSAPKAIELAKGYAAERGLTNASFAVADISAFTGYDGRFDTIIDSTLFHSMPVELREGYQRSIVRAAAPGARYYVLVFDRAAFPDESPINAVTENELRDVVSKYWAIDEIRPAKIYANFNGFESGVARGFARHQVEPDGRASVAAWLLSAHLAG
- a CDS encoding HNH endonuclease signature motif containing protein codes for the protein MYSIDDLLMTAAAVVESSFDDLNIPELLSALRQLEIAQRKITAASHSLLARLVERGSPVALGGTSFADVLARHVSISTATARRRLADAAHLGPRRAFTGEPLPPLLPHTARALHEGRLGDEHIRVIRRFFDGLPATVDTNTREAAEEQLASMGTEFGPEQLRAGANRIAALINPDGQFSDIDRARRRYLSIGRPGTDGMSPISGLLDPETRAYLDAVMSKLAAPGMCDPRDESPITEGEPDSVAAERDARTAAQRNHDALRACLRGTLASGTLGSHHGLPVTVVVSTTLSELQRASGHAVSGSGNLVPIPDLIRMAAHALHYLAIFDDDGRPLHLGRSKRIATADQRIVLHARDRGCTAPGCTVPGYLCQVHHVDDWCDDGPTNIDNLTFACGPHHRLLQQGWSTRKRRSDGFTEWIPPPHLDTGQSRTNDYHRPERFTPGF
- a CDS encoding glycerophosphoryl diester phosphodiesterase membrane domain-containing protein, whose amino-acid sequence is MTREPPALKPGAIPLRPLDLSALYNGAVAAIRANPKATVGLTAVVVVISQLLNFALQAGPIAALLGGVGGFDANSDDAFAAAFGIGYVGGAVIGYVVTMLVTIVLSGMLTVTVGRAVFGEQTTPQAAWQRAKPRIWALIGLAVISGLLLAMPLAAGIAVVVGLALAVGPMAAVPAGFALTFAFLALYFYLIPVFALASPVLILERQTVFGALGRSMSLVRKGYWRLLGILILTSIIVGVVAGILGMPFSIGGQIAMGMGTSHSSATSMILGLALTTVGVMVAQIITLPFNAAVNVLLYTDQRMRTEAFDLVLQTEAITRERFGQPGIDPDQLWLPTRPPVQV